A stretch of Halichondria panicea chromosome 1, odHalPani1.1, whole genome shotgun sequence DNA encodes these proteins:
- the LOC135348428 gene encoding uncharacterized protein LOC135348428, producing the protein MFTTEDFIFILLLTISIVSGEASLVSNSSVACPGEAVLFTCSSPGTTVRWQVNPPAESGLMSVQSIIFLGSGVGRRDTFGSGVIMFEAVLVSNDGGTLTSTLINLSEVSVLDGSNVTCTLVGGGGDVMESQQTTVVVAVAPTFPLNLRLSASQNQINSSIINVEWDTPSSTGGVSVRYVLTISPTPLSGSPVTMDTTSAQMTISYNAPYSVTIKAVNCAGSSTDVMVMIPSIVVCPSNPPPADRVTIVGGPPLPALLRSTLSFICNGETVTASCDSDGRWSPDPTTYVCSSEITCGSPAAPFRGSVDISSGVPPFPLSSEVTYRCDEGLFPAGDMTSTCESVGGVGTWRPDNTNIICRDMLVNCSLPEEPSNTTILDYDRLNETVLEGTVLTYHCDNGLSLIGPNTITCTNAGVWSTEPEAIMCVLHATTEDPTATSLSVGVVAAISVIITFFVAAILGFLTGLLVMHLCSRKKAIYSPATEVQANVGLTAQPAGPVYEEVSPKEEMELNTNQAYGPLGL; encoded by the exons ATGTTCACAACAGAGGATTTTATTTTTATACTTCTGTTGACAATATCTATTGTGTCTGGAG AAGCCTCTCTAGTGTCCAACAGCAGTGTGGCATGTCCTGGAGAGGCAGTTCTGTTCACATGCTCTTCGCCTGGTACTACAGTGAGATGGCAAGTGAATCCTCCAGCGGAATCTGGGTTGATGTCAGTACAAAGTATAATCTTCCTTGGTTCTGGAGTTGGTCGAAGGGACACATTTGGATCTGGAGTGATCATGTTTGAGGCTGTTCTTGTAAGCAATGATGGTGGAACTCTGACTTCCACTCTCATCAACCTcagtgaagtgtctgtactggATGGAAGCAATGTCACCTGTACACttgttggtggtggtggtgatgtAATGGAGTCACAACAGACTACTGTCGTAGTTGCTG TTGCTCCAACCTTTCCACTCAACCTAAGACTGTCCGCCAGTCAAAATCAAATCAACTCGTCCATTATCAATGTAGAGTGGGACactccctcctctactggtggtgtgtctgtcaggtATGTCCTCAccatctccccaacacctctctccgGGTCACCAGTAACCATGGACACCACCTCAGCACAGATGACCATCTCGTATAACGCTCCCTACAGTGTGACCATCAAAGCTGTCAACTGTGCTGGCTCTAGTACTGATGTGATGGTGATGATTCCATCTATTG ttgtTTGCCCATCCAACCCACCACCTGCGGACCGAGTGACCATTGTTGGTGGTCCTCCACTGCCTGCACTATTACGATCAACCCTGAGCTTCATTTGTAATGGAGAGACGGTAACAGCATCCTGTGATAGTGATGGACGATGGTCACCTGACCCTACCACTTACGTCTGTAGCTCAG AGATCACCTGTGGCTCTCCTGCTGCACCTTTCAGAGGCAGTGTGGATATCAGTAGTGGGGTACCACCCTTCCCATTGAGTTCAGAGGTGACCTATCGCTGTGACGAGGGATTGTTCCCAGCTGGTGATATGACCAGTACATGTGAGAGTGTAGGTGGAGTGGGAACTTGGAGACCAGACAACACTAATATCATTTGCAGAGACATGCTTG TAAACTGCTCTCTACCCGAGGAGCCATCCAACACAACCATATTGGACTATGATAGACTGAAcgagacagtgttggagggaacagtgctgacttaccattgtgacaatggactttCACTGATTggacccaacaccatcacGTGCACTAACGCTGGAGTTTGGAGcactgagcctgaggcaatcatgtgtgtactCCATGCAACAACTGAAG ATCCTACTGCCACCTCCCTATCCGTTGGTGTAGTTGCTGCTATCAGCGTAATTATTACTTTCTTTGTGGCTGCCATTCttggattcctcactggactcctagtgatgcaCCTTTGCTCTCGTAAGAAGGCAATATACTCTCCAGCAACTGAAGTACAAGCTAACGTAGGACTCACTGCACAgccagctggtcctgtttatgaggaggtgtcacccaaagaagAGATggaactgaacactaaccaggcgtatggaccattgGGACTGTGA